Below is a window of Planococcus rifietoensis DNA.
CGGTTTCGATTCATGCACTGCACTCCATTATGCAGAATTCCTGCAGCCGGAACGTACGACTTCCCCGCAAGGCGCAGCGATGTACGTTAACGGAGAACGTCAATGGGCCACCTACGATTGCGTCGATATGGATTCAGACCGCTTCCCGGAAATCGCCAAAGACTTTCCTGGAACTATCACTGAAGGCGTTCTCGGACAGGCCGAAACCCAGCTCACTGAGATGCGCCCGCTTGTGGAGTTTGCTATCGACTGGCTCCAGCGAAATCCAGCGCCGCAAGAACAGCAGGAACAAAAAAATTAAACAATATAGGCTGAAGCGGCAGGTTGCCTGCCGCTTCAGCCTACTTTTCTGTCGAGATGCACCCAGTTGGTACATTCAATTGATGATTTCACCCAATAAAACTTCCAAACGTTCATTGTCTTTATTAAAAGAGTCCACAAATGCGTTAATGATATGGGCAGGTTCTTCAATCTTCGCCCAATCCAACAGGTAGCCGGCATTCAATGCGAGTTGGCGGGCGAATTCGCGGACCGCCCTGCCATTGCCTTCACGGAAAGGATGGAGCGCATTCAATTCCGCCAAATAATGGGCGAGGCGCTGAATAAAAACGTCTTTGCCCATCCTCTTCAAATAAGACTCTTCAGCCAATTCATCGAAAAGCTGCTTCAGCTGGCTGGCCAAGTGTTTGGGATGGGCGAATGTCGAACTTCCTTTAGACGTCATTTCCTCTCGCAGCTTTCCGGCAAACGGATAGACGTCCTGCAACAGGCAGCGGTGGATATCGAGAAACACGTTGAGATCCGTTGGGTCTTTCGGCTTTTTTAATTGCAGTTCCGACAAGCGGTAAAGCGCGTAGACCGTTTCCAATTCCTTCAGCTTGTCTTCGTCCCGGATATCGAATGCATTCACCAACACATCGGTTCCAGGGTAGCAATACATGGACGTGTGCTGGTATTTAGACATCGAAGCGTGCTTTGATGGCCTGGTGGAATTGAGCTTCCGTCCGTTCTCCGGTCAGGACAGAGCGGACAAAATTCCGGTCTTCATGGGTCACATCAAACCCTTCCGTTACGAGAGAGTGTGCGGCGCAGGAAATCGCGTGATTTGCTTGTTCATGGGATACCCGGTTAGCTAAATTCGTCACATGGATGACCACCTTTCATTCTATCATTATAGCATTTTGACGCCTTTTTTTCCACGATTCCCTCTCTTCAAAAATGGTGAAAATGGCTTCCTGACCGCCTTTTTCCACCTTCATATCCTGTGTTTTCTTTCGGCTGATTCACGAAAAAAATCCCGGATGCTGGGCATCCGGGATTTCCGCTTATTGTTTTTGCAGTTCTTCAGTTTCTTCTGCCGTGAAGACGCGCGAACGGGTCAAGAATCGCTTTCCTTCTGCTCCTTCAAGTGAAAACATCCCGCCGCGCCCAGGCACAACATCAATGATCAATTGTGTATGGCTCCAATAATCAAACTGGCTCTTGTGCATATAAAACTCGCTGTCGCCGATGACACCCATCAATACGTCCTGATCGCCAACCATCAAATCACCTTTTGGATAGCACATCGGAGAACTGCCGTCGCAGCAGCCTCCCGATTGATGAAACATCAATGGCCCGTGCTTTTCCTTTAACGTGTTGATCAGCTCCAAGGCGGCGTCTGTGGCGATTACCCGTTCTGTCATGGCTAGCCCTTCTTTCTGATCAGAAGAACCCAAGCTTGTCTTCGCTATAGCTGACGAGCATGTTCTTCGTGTTTTGGTAATGGCTGAGCATCATCAAATGATTTTCACGCCCGAACCCGGACATTTTGTAGCCGCCGAACGCTGCGTGTGCAGGATACTGATGGTAACAGTTTGTCCATACACGCCCCGCCTGGATGCCGCGGCCGAAACGATAAGCCGTATTCGTGTCGCGCGTCCAAATGCCAGCCCCAAGGCCGTAAAGCGTATCGTTGGCGATTTCCATCGCCTCTTCTTTTGTTTTGAATGTAGCGACTGCGAGGACAGGACCAAAAATCTCTTCCTGGAAAATACGCATTTTGTTATCGCCTTTGAAAACTGTCGGCTGGATATAGAAGCCTTCTGAAAGATCGCCTTCCAGTCGGTTGCGGTCTCCTCCTGCCAGCACTTCTGCGCCTTCCTGCTTGCCGATCTCGAGATAGGATTGGATTTTCTCCAATTGCTCAGTGGATGCTTGCGCTCCCATCATCGTCGCCGGATCCAGCGGGTTGCCGGTCTTGATTTCTTCCACGCGTTTAATGGCGCGCTTCATGAATTCCTCGTAAATATCTTCCTGGATCAAGGCACGGGATGGGCATGTACATACCTCACCTTGGTTCAAGGCGAACATGACGAAGCCTTCCACCGCTTTATCAAGGAATGCATCGTCCTGGTCCATGACATCCTTGAAGAAGATGTTCGGTGATTTTCCGCCCAGCTCGAGCGTCACCGGAATGAGGTTTTGAGACGCATACTGCATGATCATGCGGCCAGTCGTCGTTTCACCGGTAAAGGCGATTTTGCTGATGCGCGGGCTCGATGCAAGCGGCTTGCCTGTTTCGATCCCAAACCCGTTGACGATGTTCAGGACGCCCGGAGGCAGCAGATCACCAACCAATTCAGCCCATACAAGTATGCTGACCGGTGTTTGTTCAGCCGGCTTCAAGACGACGCAGTTTCCTGCTGCAAGCGCAGGGGCCAATTTCCATACCGCCATGAGAAGCGGGAAGTTCCAAGGGATGATTTGGCCGACTACGCCGAGCGGCTCATGGAAGTGATAAGCGACCGTGTCGTTGTCGATTTGGCTGATTCCGCCTTCTTGCGCGCGAATCGCGCCGGCAAAATAACGGAAATGGTCGATAGCGAGCGGCATATCAGCATTCAAGGTTTCACGGACCGCTTTCCCGTTATCCCAAGTTTCAGCGACCGCAAGCATTTCCAAGTTCTCTTCCATGCGGTCGGCAATCTTTAAGAGGATGTTGCCGCGTTCTGTCGTGGACGTTTTCCCCCATGCTTCTTTCGCAGCATGTGCAGCGTCCAGCGCCGACTCAACGTCCTCTGCACTTGAACGCGCCACTTTTGTGAACACTTTGCCGTTTACCGGTGATAGGTTTTCGAAATACTGCCCGTTTTTCGGCGCCTGCCATCCACCGTTTATATAATTATCATATTGCTCTTTAAAATTTACTTTTGCACCATCTGTGTTTGGAACTGCATATACCATTCTACATCTCCCCTTTGCTTGGTTTAGCCCCGTTATGTATACGCTTTCAATTCACGCTTGGCGCACCATTTATTTCAGGGCTCGCCTCTATATATTGTCAAATAAATCGGAAAATTGCAACTGTTAGCCTACAAATTTTTTTCTTATAAGGGACATCTGGAGTATAATGGGACCAGACAGTGGAAATATACAAGCGAAAGGGTTTTTTTATGCGAATCAATAAATTTCTCAGTGAGACAGGCATCACCTCGCGTCGCGGGGCGGATAAATTCATCGAAGCGGGACGTGTCGAGATCAATGGCCAAAAAGCGGAGCTCGGTAGCAAAGTCGACCCGGAAGACGAAGTACGCGTCGATGGCAAACCGGTCCAGCAGCCAAAGCGTGCGTACGTTTACTTGGCGCTGAATAAACCAGTCGGCATCACCAGCACAACCGAACGCCACATCGAAGGCAATATCGTCGACTTCATCAACCACCCGGAACGCATCTTCCATGTCGGGCGGCTCGATAAAGATTCGGAAGGGCTTATCCTTATGACAAATGACGGCGACATCGTCAATGAAATCCTGCGGGCCGAGCACGAACATGAAAAAGAATACATCGTGACGGTCGATAAACCGGTTACCGATGAATTTTTGGAGAAGATGGAAAGCGGCGTCGAGATTCTCGACACGGTGACGCTTCCCGCCAAAGCCGAACGGATCGCTAAGCACGTATTCAAACTGACCTTGCAGCAAGGGCTCAACCGGCAGATCCGCCGCATGTGTTCAGCGCTCGGCTACGATGTGAAACGCCTGCAGCGCATCCGCATCATGAACATCCGCCTCGGCAATTTGAAGGCCGGCGAATGGCGCGACCTGACAGAAGAAGAAAAACAGGAACTGTTCCGCCAGCTCGATTACCAACCGAAACGCTAAGGAGGCATTTTATGCTAAGCATGAAAACGACGCCGAACCATACCGGCGTCAAGATCAGCGGAGATTATTTCGATTTGGATGAACTGAACCAAGCCATCTACAAAGTCATCGGCAAAGAAGGCGAATACCACGGCTATGAAGGGTCGCGTTTGCGGATACTTGGCGTTTCCTACGAAATCCGCCACGCCGCACAAGGCGACCGCAATGTCGAGTTCGTCTTCAATGGCTTACATGAGAACACGAAAAAACAGCACGGCTTTATCGCCCCCGACAAGAACATTTATTTCTCGGCGGAGGTGCTATGGCCAGAGCTTTTGTATGCCGCTTATGCACTCCGTGATTTCGTCCGGCTATACGGCGACAAGCGCGGCGACTTGCTGGCTGACACCTACACCCCGGTGATTGCAAAATTCCAGGCGCTTGTCCTTGAGTGCCTGCAAGGCCATGTGCCGGGTGAAGAATATGCAGCGATCCTGGAAGCGTTCCGCAAATCGCCTTCGGTCAATGAGTATGCCGTGCAATACGTCGACCTGTTGAATTTGAAATACATTGGCATGAACAGGCAGCAGCGTGAAAAAAGCCTATCTGCCATCGCCATGAAACTCACACTCCAGGATTCTGAATACCAAGCATTTCGCAAACAAGTCATCGACGCGGCGGCTCCTGGAAAACAGCCGATCCACGAAATCGGTATCCAGGCAAAATACCCCGAGCAAGTAGAATGGTAAAAAACCTCTCGAGCCTAAACTCGAGAGGTTTTTTACGCCTTAATTTGAAAGACCAATAAGTCGCTGTCCTCCGCTGCCAACAGCTGGTGCTTTTCCATTGGGGCGAGATGCAGAACGTTTTCCGGCGTTGCTTCTAGCGTTTCGCCTTCCGACGTGAACTGCACACGCCCTTTCCGCACCACGATCACCACTTCTGCATCCGCATGATGTTCCGGGATGGATTCACCCTTGCGCAATTGAATGTTCATGACTTTGGCATTGGCCATCTGCAGCACAGCGGCACTATTCTTTACTTTCTCATCCAATACATTCGGGGTTTCTTTCGTTTCCATTTCAAGCCTCCTGTTTTGCTCAACGGCGCGGCTTGGCCGGTTCTGAAACTTTTTCGAGCGCGGCCTCCGCTTCACGCGGCGCTTTGCCTCTTACTGCGATATCGCCGAGCGAGACGATGCCGATGACTTGTTCTTGCCGCACGATCGGCAACCGGCGGATTTGGTGCCTCGCCATCAACGAAGCCGCCTCCTCAACCAGCATCTCTTCCGTTCCGGTGATCAAGGTTTCCGAGAAAATTTCTGAAATCAGCGCATCTGCCCCGAGCTCTTCGGCGATGCCTCTCAGGACAATGTCACGATCCGTGACGATGCCGACAATCCGTCCTTCTTCACAAATTGGAATCGACCCGACATTAATTTCACGCATCTTGGCGGCAATGTCTTGAATCGTTACAGTTGGCGGGCAAGTTTCTACATCAGTTGTCATTATTTCCGCTATTTTCATGCCGTCTCCTCCTCGAATTCTCTCTATTAATAGTCTTTATCCTCTTTTGAAGGCTGAAAACGTCATTAGTAAAAAGAATAGGTATTTCCGTCTTATTAATTTACACCGGCTCACGCTCTCAAGGGTTCTCGCTTCCCATCGAATTCCAGGCTATGTTACACTACCGGACATTATGCGTTGGAAGGAGAATGACAATGATTAAAAAATGGTTTTTAGGCCTATCCCTTGGTACATCGCTCATTGTATTGTCAGCATGCGGCGGTGCCGATGAATCCGCAGAAAACGAAAACGCGCAACCTGAAACTGAAGAACAAGCCCCTAGCGGCGAGGAAAGTGCCGGGCAACCGGAAATGCCAGAGCCTGATTTGGAAGGCGTCCCTGACGTCGTGGCAGAAGTGAACGGCGAAGAAGTCAGCAAAGAGGAATTTGAAACAGCCTATACCGGGCAATTCCAGCAAGCGGCCATGCAAGCACAAATGTCCGGCCAGGAAATCGACCAGAATCAATTGAAAAAACAATTAGCTGAAAGCATGGTCGGCCAGAAATTGCTCGTTCAGGAAGCTGAAAATCAAGAACTGACCGCGTCCGATGAAGAAGTGGACCAAACTTTGGAACAGTTGGCACAGCAAAATGGGCTCGAATCGAAAGATGAATTCCTATCAGCCTTAAACGAGCAAGGCATGGCGGAAGATGAAGTCATGTCCCAAATCGAAACTCAAGTGAAAGTGGACCAGCTGATCGCTGAATCCGCCGGAGATACCGACCCTAGCAACGAAGAATTGGAAGCAGCCTATGAGCAACTCAAAGCCCAGCAAGAACAAATGGGCAGCGAAGAAGAACTCCCTGCTTTTGATGAACTGAAACCAGACCTTGAAGAACAAGTCAAAATGCAAAAAGAAAACGAAGCTACCCAAACACTTGTAGCGGAGCTGCGTGAAAAAGCAGACGTCACGATTAATCTTTAATACAAAAAACCAGATCCGGATGAACCGGATCTGGTTTTTTTGATTAGCTGTAAATGATACTTGGTTTACTGGGCCGCGAAACGCTTATTCCACCAATTGGATGAATTGGCGCGTCCGTTCGTGCTGTGGGTTCCCAAAGAAATTCTCCGGGTCGGCGGATTCGATGATGGTCCCTTGATCGATCATGATGATGCGGTCTGCCACTTCCTTGGCGAATTTCATCTCATGTGTCACGACGACCATCGTCATGCCTTCTTCAGCGAGCTGCTTCATAACCTGCAGCACTTCCCCGACAAGTTCCGGGTCGAGCGCTGAAGTCGGCTCATCGAAGAGCATCACTTTCGGTTCCATCGCAAGCGATCGGGCAATCGCGACGCGCTGTTTTTGCCCGCCCGATAATTTACTCGGATAGACATCCGCCTTATCGCTCAAGCCGACTTTCTCCAATAGTTCACGGCCAAGCTTTTTCGCTTTTTCCTTGTTCATTTTCTTGACCGTAATGGGTGCTTCGATGACATTCTCAAGCACCGTC
It encodes the following:
- a CDS encoding Fic/DOC family protein, coding for MSKYQHTSMYCYPGTDVLVNAFDIRDEDKLKELETVYALYRLSELQLKKPKDPTDLNVFLDIHRCLLQDVYPFAGKLREEMTSKGSSTFAHPKHLASQLKQLFDELAEESYLKRMGKDVFIQRLAHYLAELNALHPFREGNGRAVREFARQLALNAGYLLDWAKIEEPAHIINAFVDSFNKDNERLEVLLGEIIN
- a CDS encoding DUF779 domain-containing protein yields the protein MTERVIATDAALELINTLKEKHGPLMFHQSGGCCDGSSPMCYPKGDLMVGDQDVLMGVIGDSEFYMHKSQFDYWSHTQLIIDVVPGRGGMFSLEGAEGKRFLTRSRVFTAEETEELQKQ
- the adh gene encoding aldehyde dehydrogenase, with the translated sequence MVYAVPNTDGAKVNFKEQYDNYINGGWQAPKNGQYFENLSPVNGKVFTKVARSSAEDVESALDAAHAAKEAWGKTSTTERGNILLKIADRMEENLEMLAVAETWDNGKAVRETLNADMPLAIDHFRYFAGAIRAQEGGISQIDNDTVAYHFHEPLGVVGQIIPWNFPLLMAVWKLAPALAAGNCVVLKPAEQTPVSILVWAELVGDLLPPGVLNIVNGFGIETGKPLASSPRISKIAFTGETTTGRMIMQYASQNLIPVTLELGGKSPNIFFKDVMDQDDAFLDKAVEGFVMFALNQGEVCTCPSRALIQEDIYEEFMKRAIKRVEEIKTGNPLDPATMMGAQASTEQLEKIQSYLEIGKQEGAEVLAGGDRNRLEGDLSEGFYIQPTVFKGDNKMRIFQEEIFGPVLAVATFKTKEEAMEIANDTLYGLGAGIWTRDTNTAYRFGRGIQAGRVWTNCYHQYPAHAAFGGYKMSGFGRENHLMMLSHYQNTKNMLVSYSEDKLGFF
- the rluF gene encoding 23S rRNA pseudouridine(2604) synthase RluF, which encodes MRINKFLSETGITSRRGADKFIEAGRVEINGQKAELGSKVDPEDEVRVDGKPVQQPKRAYVYLALNKPVGITSTTERHIEGNIVDFINHPERIFHVGRLDKDSEGLILMTNDGDIVNEILRAEHEHEKEYIVTVDKPVTDEFLEKMESGVEILDTVTLPAKAERIAKHVFKLTLQQGLNRQIRRMCSALGYDVKRLQRIRIMNIRLGNLKAGEWRDLTEEEKQELFRQLDYQPKR
- a CDS encoding DUF6904 family protein, whose protein sequence is MLSMKTTPNHTGVKISGDYFDLDELNQAIYKVIGKEGEYHGYEGSRLRILGVSYEIRHAAQGDRNVEFVFNGLHENTKKQHGFIAPDKNIYFSAEVLWPELLYAAYALRDFVRLYGDKRGDLLADTYTPVIAKFQALVLECLQGHVPGEEYAAILEAFRKSPSVNEYAVQYVDLLNLKYIGMNRQQREKSLSAIAMKLTLQDSEYQAFRKQVIDAAAPGKQPIHEIGIQAKYPEQVEW
- a CDS encoding AraC family ligand binding domain-containing protein, whose translation is METKETPNVLDEKVKNSAAVLQMANAKVMNIQLRKGESIPEHHADAEVVIVVRKGRVQFTSEGETLEATPENVLHLAPMEKHQLLAAEDSDLLVFQIKA
- a CDS encoding CBS domain-containing protein, which codes for MKIAEIMTTDVETCPPTVTIQDIAAKMREINVGSIPICEEGRIVGIVTDRDIVLRGIAEELGADALISEIFSETLITGTEEMLVEEAASLMARHQIRRLPIVRQEQVIGIVSLGDIAVRGKAPREAEAALEKVSEPAKPRR
- a CDS encoding SurA N-terminal domain-containing protein, with the translated sequence MIKKWFLGLSLGTSLIVLSACGGADESAENENAQPETEEQAPSGEESAGQPEMPEPDLEGVPDVVAEVNGEEVSKEEFETAYTGQFQQAAMQAQMSGQEIDQNQLKKQLAESMVGQKLLVQEAENQELTASDEEVDQTLEQLAQQNGLESKDEFLSALNEQGMAEDEVMSQIETQVKVDQLIAESAGDTDPSNEELEAAYEQLKAQQEQMGSEEELPAFDELKPDLEEQVKMQKENEATQTLVAELREKADVTINL
- a CDS encoding amino acid ABC transporter ATP-binding protein, whose product is MIIGENIHKSFGDLEVLKGVDLHVQPQEVVVLVGVSGSGKSTLLRCFNFLEMINEGSITIDGKKVDPKKDNLTKIRAEVGMVFQHFNLFPHKTVLENVIEAPITVKKMNKEKAKKLGRELLEKVGLSDKADVYPSKLSGGQKQRVAIARSLAMEPKVMLFDEPTSALDPELVGEVLQVMKQLAEEGMTMVVVTHEMKFAKEVADRIIMIDQGTIIESADPENFFGNPQHERTRQFIQLVE